tattcaattgttcactatttcacagaaatatatatgaaccaattgaatcaaaatcggattgattcgtgagaatcaattcatgaacattaagtcgCGGTTTTTAAAGATTGTAtttcttaattcataaatgtatttgttcatgagtatgaaaacatacttaaccgattttagaacttcaacCACTAAGTGTGCAAACGgctacgcaaactatagcttccggactttggtcttgtctagCAGTTTGCAAAAGGGTATGCATACTGCTGTCtcagaccttaactcaggtagaaccgttcgcatactggcatgcaaacttggttcccgtactttaacagttaaaaccgttcgcatattggtatgcaaacaatgtttctggacctgaatcataccacaacagtttgcatactgccatgcatactttgctatatccagacaaaggttaattgttctaaactcccatttcaatgattgaaacattcttagaagacgacaatagctgtctcacacaaactattagcttataagtaattttcaggtgatttaatgatcaatacgaaactttccgagtcgacatcaaatgattgtctcacacaaatcatgtaagatgtttaaaggcgattttcacatgatcatcttttgactcattatttagtttccaataaataatttgtttccaactaaacacatcaagaatatgatgaacgtagctaaagcaaaaagcttccaacacatatttcgagaaatagataaccgagttaagctcaactcgaaatatcaaatgtgtataatataaaagtctatatagctatacgacttagtctcattaggagatagaatagaatagacttccgagtgatagataagttttagtctccacatacattttcttgatgaagttcctccaagctctcctcagtagatcttcgtcttcaatcgatgaacgccgtgaagtctaaatctcaactacacattatatcctaatccgagacatcgttatacgtagactagaaatcaagacttattgttttgatcaactaaacttgacaaacaaacttgagatagcaacgcttgcgagttcgaccgagcaatgctctaacaaattgcttaatttctaagcagacttagcttgaatcttaaatcaggagttcatctaacggtgaatattgaatgctttgttactaagctatcctagctttgattgtaagcaaccctgatttgaaagactatataagggagaactctagcaactggaaaacctaatccgacactttcttgtgtcttagttacaaactagagtcgattctcctttaacccaggTTTTCAAAACTAttattaggttaacaacttgaagacttcatttgagattcgtgaagccagatccaactattttctctgtagttacgtattctgatcttacttgttctatcgtattgagttttatcttctctaagatttactcgagatttatctccgataggtaagatataaaaagtaatcacaactgttcttcatctcagactttagtgattccgcaataacttcttctgttaatcagttaggttattgtgaggtgactaacatttccaggatgctcttcgggagtataagaccggattattagttggttcctgttcaccttcatatttgtatcaaaagacgaaacaaaaacagaataaaggataaacatatctgtgggagacagatttgtttataagtcttcgactttgggacgtaacaactcttagttgtgggtgaggtcagctaagggaatcaagtgcgaagaatccggcgtggttctagaggtgtaaggaacgcgactgtaccttaatcggtgtgagacttggttagggcttaactacattccagtccgaagttaacttgtagtagaatagagtctgtagcggattaatatagtgtggtgttcaaatatggactaagtttcgggggttttctgcatttgcggcatcctcgttaacaaaatttctggtgtctgtgttatttcttttccgcattatattgtttatataattaaaatatcataggttgtgcgtagttcaattagttgataaatccgaccttgattgttggataaaacctgattgacacttgggctttggtctttggtaccgtccaagttattctcatatcaatcagtctcacggatttttatctagttgatttactgactgtattgagaaagagataaatctctttggtatatttcttgattgagtctcacttttaagttgatgctctcggaattatattcgagtttagtccatacagattgccgaacgaattattgggtgtggttgttgtacccccgctttttcaacaaaaTCTTAGAGGACGACTATTAATAGAGAAGAgaattttatgatttctatttatctcgtTCCTGAAGAAGATTGACGAAACTTTAACAAACAGAAAGAACAAAATCAGGATACACagactatcaaggtaaagatagtcggacgtTGTTAACCTACttatgtttctcagagaaaacctaggttaatagaggacgactctagcataCAAATATGACACAAAAGTGTCTGCGATTGAAGTTCACAGTTGTTTAAGTCTATCTATTTATAGACTTTAAATactagggttgcttagaatttaagctaagataacttgagattcaagcaaatactttctctgtttagatgaaactcttgttaggagttcatgtaagcatgCAAGAAGTTCGTTTTGAAATTACACAaaagaatatacattatggtccAGGTACTGGaactgtgtataatcatagttcatggaaagTATGTCACATGAATATATAAGCATAAccgtgttcatttaaacacttaagaattgaatcatgatacacatacacaaagtgatttagtgatcaaagatgtcttagaggtgttcatGAAAGTTGtagcaatgttaaacatatttgTGAATATAGTTCACGGACATCTGTTTAATTCATACTGGGCAGGTATGCGAAAGGATACACGTACCTATGAACCAGTTCGTGAAATCATGGAGCTAAGGTACGGGTACCATGTATGGGTACCCTTAAGCTATTCACGAACTCAGGGCCTTGAGGTACGCgaactgggtatgcatacctccctCATTCACGAATTCAGAACTACATGGTGCGCGtactaagtatgtgtacctgcATACATTCCAGAACTTCAGATATgtcgggtacgcatactgggtatgcgctACCCTGTGTCCAGATTTTAGCAGTTCCAaaaactctcttttgatgttttgaaatattcccaatcgtcataaatataaatattattgcttgggaaattttcaaatgatccaatTGACATAAAAATAGTtattgaacaataaattattctgaGCCTAAGATTGTTAATTAGtgatctatgaacatccattgcttgaatcatatttcaagatgtttaacaagacaagcttgactcgaaacttcttctttccaATATTAAGTCTATTAGAAGTGATACGACGTTGTCTCATATAGATAAAATGGTAAtgttgtgagtaaatagaatggtccactcttcacatacctctttattgatgaaattctccaaatgtcttcgtttgatcttcagtcttcaatcaacgagggttattcagtgataacctagtctgagacttactttagtagactagaaatcaagatatagttttgtgtatctaacattgataacaagcttgagataacaaaacttgcgacTTCGACCGAGCGTTGCTCTAACAAATATCATGTCCTTAATTAAAGCAGTTTTAAATCGTAAAGAGTTTGAAAAGAGCATGGATGAGAAAAGCCTAGTAAAGAAGTCACTCATCCAAATATCAATCCAGAAACTCACACTTGAACCATTTTTCAGAGTGAGTTTGGAATTAGCCTTCATAGAATCCCTGCATTTTAAAATATCAGCCCATAAACTAAAGTCAACAACTTATTCATTATTAATAGGAATAAAGAATTTGCATCCCAAAATCTCAAAAACTATCTCTAAAGAGCGCATTTATTCACAACCATATCTCCAAACCGTAACTTTTTTTTACCTGTGCGACTGgtataaaattgaagaaaataaaatttggaccAATACGTTTAAGCATGATTTGAGTGTTGAATAACTTAAATACCGTTTgtcttttttgatttctttctaattgagttccaaattttcttttaataaatcatcaattgcttTAAAATGCCATAAATTATAAATAACCAATAAAGGTAATAACTACTAAATTTAAAAGCTTACACTTTAAATCATACACGCAAGCTTGATCAGTCTGGTTGAGCTAACACCTATTAACATTGCGACCCGGTGGAAAATTGAATCGATCTTGGTGTTCTAGAAGTCATATCCAGGCTCAAATCGagattggaaaaaaaaagaagacgaaTTTGAAATGTACAAGGACCAATCttattcttttggttttggactAAGGCAACATTTCTGATACGAGGTTTTTACCATGCATGTCATTGATTTCGAAGTCTTCTCTCGTAAATGCTTGGTTGAATCGATATACCATCTTCATTtctattctaaaaaaaaaatactatcactTTTTTTATTTTAGCGTAATAGTAGACCAAACTAAAATAGTGACAATAACTCTTTTTTAGAAACGGAGAGAATATTAATCAAGAGGTTAGAAGATAACGCGAAGGAATGGCTGATTTCATTATGAATAGGTATAGGTAAGACCGTTGGAATGAATGGTTTAGACTTTAGATCCGATCGAGGTCATAAGACTCAGAAGAGCATGGAGACTGGGTGGCATGTGAGGGAGGGCTGTACCAGCCAGCCAGCTAGCTGCCAAGAATGTTTTAGAGGGCGGTTAGTTATGGATAACGACCTAGTCATATACACACACACTCATACTAACCACCAAATCCAGTGGCATTTTCAGTTATTTATCGGCTAAACAAGGGGTACTTATGATTAACTAAACGCTTTACTTTATAGTTCTGCTGACAAATTCAAGATGTCCCTGTGCAAACCGTGTGAATGTGTATGTATATCGATTCATCATCAAAAACTCACACCCATACGAATCTCAGTTGTACACCTGCTGTCATCTGCTGTATACCTCTCTACTGCTGCTGTCTTATCTTCTATAAAACCTTTGCTCACAGACTCTTCTCCACAAACCCtcttttttcacataattcctcaACGTCTTTATTCCCCAGCAAgctaaaaccctaacttcactTTTACAGTCAAATAGAGATCTCAGCAACACTAGATTCATGGAGGATCAAAGAGAGGTATGTACATATACTTTTAAGAAATACTGAACCTTATTAGCTTCTTCTTTAATTTCCAGGAAAATGaactttttattatttatttttttgttgattttttcaagagtttttctttttactttaattttgtagatttgattttCTGTTTATGCTCTGGTGAAATGAAATCTATATGTAGGGAGCTTcaattcaagttgttgtagtctTGTGAATTTTGACCTAAAAATCATGTTATTGGAGGCTTTAAGCAAATTATATGTGTTTATCTTGAATGAATCTGTGGCTAAAGTTAATTTTCTCTGTGAATGGTGATAATTCTTATAACAATAATTTAATTAATCAATATTATGTAAAAATGAGACTTCTCTGTCTATTTCTATTTGTTTCTGTTGTTGCTAGTttataattaaaaacaaaatatatcACTAATTTACTCCCTGATTGTCTGTTTCTTAACACCTGTTTATGAAGAGATTGGGTGCCTAGTTTTACTTTTTCAACGGTCAGAAGTCgatcaatcaatcaccacttTGGTATCGATTAATTGATTTTGGAATTGAAAGTAGGTTAGCATTACATGTGAAAATTACCATTCTTTTAGTGTCTTCAAATGCAAATTACAATTAGAAGTTAGCATGACATCTTACAAAATcaagaaactttttttttcttctcatttgcatcaTCTTAAAGTATCTCATGGCCAAGCAAAGACAAAGATTGTTTTGTAGTACTGTGTGTGAGCATTAGAAAtttactattttgggtttgtaattgttGCAGAAAAATGGACAATGGTTGTCAGTACCTCAATTTGGTGACTGGGATCAAAAAGGAGGAATGCCAGATTACTCAATGGATTTCACAAAAATCAGAGAGATGAGAAAACAGAACAAGAGAGATCCTTCTAGGGCTAGTCTTGGTAATGAAGATGAACTCGTTAACCCTACTCATCAACTCGACAACAAGAAACAAACCGATAGACACCAACCTCTTCATCACACTCCAACTGTGTGTTCCCTCTCTCTCCCTATCCTTACAATTGAATTATTATTATAGTCAACATTgcaattatttttttgttgtgtGGGTAACAATGGTGAAGCAATTATTAAAGACTGGGAAAGTTAGCAATAAAGAAAACTCTTTTTGTTGAAAAGTATAGAACAAAATGAAAGGATATTCATGATGATAGTGCATTCTAGCTACCGAtaattgaaaatttgaattttcatttgtCAAAACAAAACCCAAATGAATTTGTTCTGATATTTAGTATAGGGTCAATAAATTTGAATATCATTATGTTATTAGTTTGGTAAGAACCTTGAAATACTACCATAGgtgttttgaaatttgaataatgaaatctttgaaaataattttttatatttttggggAATTTCTTAGAAATTATTAGGACGATAGCACGATTAATTAACACCATTAAATAATGGTAAAGTCACCTTATTGAAAACCAACCTGATTTTGGTATGTGATGTTGATAAATTCATGATTTTGGCATCAAATGATTAGGAtagtttgatttgattgacaaatTAGCATTCAGCAGCTGATTGAAAGAGAGGGTATTCAACTATATATAGTTGATTTAAAATAGAAAAGGGCTGTTTCCGACTACTTTGTTGTATTGTAGTTCAAGACGTGATGACATGGTCCCACACACTCAAAGGGGTGTTTAGTGTTCCAAGTTACTAATCGCCTAAGCCCAGTGTTAACTCCATCAGGAATAGTTGTGCGGCTTGTGCCTTCCAATTGGCATTGATCCTTGGAATAGCACTTTTATCAACTCGGCATGCACTTGTAAGCACAGCTGGAATATAATGGCAAAGATCGTCTGAAGAATCTTACCTTTAGTGGTGAAAACTAGAAAAATTAGAAAAACACTGTCTGAAATTTTAGAGGTTGAGATGATACTGAAAACATCTTAAACTAATAATCAACTGTGTATTATTTTTACTTCTAGCTTGACACAATTGCATCCTCTCATTCTTTTCTATCCGAATATTGCAGAAAAGGAGGAGTCGTTTCTTGAGCTGCTTCAACTGTTGTATAAAAGCGTAAAAAGATCATGGAGATTAGAGAATTTGGATTTTCATTTTGATTGCTATCTTTTCTTCAAGTTCTGATTTTGCAGTATATTTATTAACTCCAGATATCAGATATGTCTATTATTACCATTAGTGGTTtcttgggggggggggggcaaATCATATGTTAgtattgtatatttttttttcttttttggctaAAATCTGTTCAGACTTCAAACTCATATGATCTGAGATCCCAATCCAAAAGAAATATATATTAATCTCTGTTCGTTTTGCCTTGGCCCTTGGATTGTTCTGTTCATCTAAAATTCCTGGTTTATGTAATTTGTTGCTGCTCTCTGATGGATAGTTACTGGGCTGTAATCAATCAGCTCTCTGTTTATCGAACATAAGCAGTGTTTTTGAGCCAAAAGGATTCAAAAAATATGCTCACGCTGTGTGCAATCATTCTTCGTGGATTCTGGGAGCTAGGTTCGGTCATAACGCAGCCGGGTCAATAAGTTGCAAAAGTACCCCAATTAAATATTATGTAGACGCTGCTCAGGCACAAGAACAAAGCAATCATTGCAGTCTCAACAATACTTTTCCAGAATGTAGCTTAATTTTGAGGTAACGCAAATGGGCATTGCAGTAGTCGCATTTCGTAGGCactaagaaggctattattggggccacactccaatagaggggcttcacttggattcttagtgtccaaaataatggcaactgcaagataaaacttagcttatataaagacaactctctttattgatgtttagaaaatctctcaaaactaaatacaagctttaatcttgctcatatgatcaaccacaactttggtgatcatatatatatagaactatgaattccttttcttagtcctattaccttattacatgtctttccttttcttagaactagatgacttctaattcccttaggaattaggattacaccaatttcctaatcttgtcctaaccagcttgttagtgacttctatgttgaagtttaaccaacattctccccgttaagcttcaaccttacccgtgacatatcttgtactccaatcaattgtctcatttcttcaaacttgatccgagctaatgcctttgtcaatatatctgctttctgctcagttcctggtatgtgttcaactttaatgacctccttctcgatgcattctcgtatgaaatgataccttttgtgaatgtgtttcgtcttcccatgaaacactggatttttagtgagtgcaattgcagacttattatcaatcttgatgagaattttttcaggttctcttcctttgatttcacccaacaattcttgaagccatattgattgtttagctgcttctgttgcggccataaactcagcttcacaggatgagagggctacagtgtcttgcttctgtgaacaccatgtaataggtgcttcacctagataaaatatatgaccagttgtaccctttctttcatcttggtcaatattatgactgctgtcactatacccaacaattccttttgatcctcctcgaccatacttcaatccacagcggattgttcctcttagatatcttaatatctgctttattacatcaccatgagacttgtgtGGACTCTGCATCTAATGGCTTGATACTCCGACatagaaagccaaatctggtcttgtgtgtaataagtatcttaggcatccaacatttcttctataactcgttgaatcaatctctgcttctttttgtgcctttgaaactttaagtccaaactccattggtatcttagttggattacaagtttcaagtcctgcttctttcagaattctccttgcataagcttcttgtttaatctgaatcccatctactccttgatggaattctatgccaaggtaataagtgagttttccgaggtctgacatctcaaactttgatgacatttctctcttgaactcattgatcaccttaagggagtttccagtcaaaaatagatcatctacatagactgcaatcacaagaaacGTTCCCTTTCATCTCTTCTGTATACAGAAGTTTCTATAGAACACTTTATGAATCTCATTccctttaagatttgatctaactttgtattccaggatcgaagagcttgtcttagaccatatagagattttgataacttataaaccttacgctcttgtccttttacttcaaaaccttctggtttttcaacatacacatcttctcgcaattcaccatgtaagaatgttgtcttaacgtctaagtggtgaatttcccatgagtttgatgctgctctGCAATTATAAGACGAATTGTtcttctagcaactggtgcgaaaacttcatcaaagtctatgcctgattcttgaacgtatcccttagctacaagccttgcttgtatttgttgacagtaccatcagcattccgttttattttgaagatccacttaagaccaatcacttttaccccacctggcttatcaactagaaaccaagtcttgtttctgttgattgaaataatttcttctctacatgcttgtgtccatttagtcgagacctttgcttcctgaaaattccttggttcatcattaacagaaagtagcataatctcacattcttctgcagcttgaagaacataatcctccagatactgtggcttttgtatctgtcttgttgattttcgcagtggaatgggttgagttatttcatcgatctcttcttcttcttcttcttcttcttcttacttcttcgttattctcagtgttttcattattctcttcttcttcttgattaacatcattgtttccattggtattgatgattatgggtccttcgccttcatcaattacttgaccccatctcatgtgaaacattcctggatccctacttggtccatcattagtttctttccagttccagtttgctttttcatcgaataccacatctcgactcactattactcttttcgttgttggattgaataatctgtaagctttggatccaggctcaattcctagattcacaagagtatgagatcgatcatccagtttcttaagagttgcagaatcaactttt
This DNA window, taken from Papaver somniferum cultivar HN1 chromosome 3, ASM357369v1, whole genome shotgun sequence, encodes the following:
- the LOC113357253 gene encoding uncharacterized protein LOC113357253, whose product is MEDQREKNGQWLSVPQFGDWDQKGGMPDYSMDFTKIREMRKQNKRDPSRASLGNEDELVNPTHQLDNKKQTDRHQPLHHTPTKRRSRFLSCFNCCIKA